AAGGTCACAGAATCTGGTCTTAGACCAGCACAACGAATTCTTTCAAATAAACTTATAGCATCTTGGCTGTATCCATGTTCAGCATACCCATGAATCATGGCTGTCCATGATACAACGTCATTATTTTGTGCTGAATTAAATATCTTTGAGGCTTCTACAATACTTCCACATTTTGAATACATGTTGATCAAAGCACTCAGTACTAAAGGCGTATGATCTAATCCAATGATAAGAACATGAGCATGAAGTTGCTTCCCCTGGTCAAGGATTGCCGTACTACCACATGCACTAAGTACACTTGCAAGAGCAAATTCCGTTGGCTTTGGTCCTTCCTTTCTCATCCATGTTAGCAGCTCGAAAGCTTCGTCACCACAACCAGCCTGAGCATATCCAGCAATAATTGTGCTCCAAGAAACAATGTCTCTTCTACTCATTTCATGAAATATAAGTGAGGCCGAATCCAACTTCCCACATTTGGAGTACATTGTGACAATTGAATTTGACACAGACAGAGAATCAAGAAAACCTACACGTAAAACATTTGCATGCAGTTGTACACCCCAGTGTAGTTTCGAAAGATTGGCACAAGCAGCAACAACTGCAGCAAATGTATATTCATTAGGAGTCACATTAGACTCTATCATTCTCAAGAATGCTTGTATACCATATTGGTCTTGACCAATTTGAACATATGTCGTGATTACTGTAGTCCACGAGACAACATCTCGCgacttcattcttccaaataaACACATACCATAATTTACTTTCCCACATTTATTGTACATTGTAGCAAGACTATTAGCCACATAAGAGCTCACATCCAAGCCTTTCTTCACTATCCTAGTATGCATTTCCCTCCCGTAATTCAAACACCCAATATCAGCACACGCTTTTAACACAATCGCATAAGCATACGAATCACATTCTACACCATCTCTCCACATTTCAGAAAAATACACCAACCCTTCCTCATTGTAACCTGCTCGGACAAGCCCAGTTATAACAGCGGTCCAAGAAACTACATTCCTAAGAGGCATTTCATCAAAAACTCCACAACCCTCAATCACTTTACCAGCTTTCATGTACATGTCAACAAGTGAACTACCCA
The Solanum stenotomum isolate F172 chromosome 12, ASM1918654v1, whole genome shotgun sequence DNA segment above includes these coding regions:
- the LOC125849446 gene encoding putative pentatricopeptide repeat-containing protein At3g47840; translation: MISIRLRLQRLYTTSRFAYAGWGDFLAMENRSYHLMQEYHEFPPINMLAINSQLKELVKNGQLEDARQMFDKMTQRDEVTWTNMISGYVNDSSSLQALSLFLEMRRDPTIKMDPFALSLAVKACGLSVNLKCGELLHGYSMKANFVSSVFVGSSLVDMYMKAGKVIEGCGVFDEMPLRNVVSWTAVITGLVRAGYNEEGLVYFSEMWRDGVECDSYAYAIVLKACADIGCLNYGREMHTRIVKKGLDVSSYVANSLATMYNKCGKVNYGMCLFGRMKSRDVVSWTTVITTYVQIGQDQYGIQAFLRMIESNVTPNEYTFAAVVAACANLSKLHWGVQLHANVLRVGFLDSLSVSNSIVTMYSKCGKLDSASLIFHEMSRRDIVSWSTIIAGYAQAGCGDEAFELLTWMRKEGPKPTEFALASVLSACGSTAILDQGKQLHAHVLIIGLDHTPLVLSALINMYSKCGSIVEASKIFNSAQNNDVVSWTAMIHGYAEHGYSQDAISLFERIRCAGLRPDSVTFVGVLIACSHAGLVDLAFHYFRLMKEEYKISYSKEHYGCMIDLLCRAGRITDAENMIKNMPFEKDDVAWSILLRGCRLHGDVECGSRAAEQILKLAPNCAVTHTTLSNIYASKGKWGEVAELRKLMRLKGVTKEPGWSWIKVKDQVSAFVAGDKKHSQNEDIYDILDLISSKAESSFQNIASLLE